The sequence ATTTGGTGTATCAGCGGAATGGTGCCGCGCCACAGCCACGTTTGTCAACAAGAATAAGAATTACCGCCAACTAAATTATCATTGAGTGTACGTCGACGTACTGTTTATGGACCTTTGCCAGCCCTACGCTTCGCAACCATAACCAATACTATATCGTTTTGCAACGGCTTTTGCCTAAGCCAACGCTACAATCCTGTTAGCCTTATACGCCGGCTGAACGTGCGTATCGCCTTATCTTTGTTCTATGCGTATCCCGGAGGAAACAGTTGAGCAGATTCGGCAGGCGGCCGATATTGTGGAGGTAGTGGGCGAGTTTGTGTCGTTGAAGCGACGCGGCAGCAATTACATTGCCTGTTGCCCGTTCCACAACGAGAAAACGCCTTCCTTCAACGTCAATCCGGCGCGGCAGATTTACAAGTGCTTCGGCTGCGGCAAAGCCGGTGACCCCGTCCGTTTTGTGATGGACGTAGAGAACCTTGGCTATGGCGAGGCGCTGCGCTACCTGGCCAAGAAGTACAACATCGAGATTGAGGAACAGGAGGTTACGCCCGAAGAACAAAATCGCCAGACCGAGCGCGAAAGCCTCTATATCGCCCTCAACTACGCCAAAACGTTTTTCCAGGACCACCTGCTCAAAACCGACGAAGGGCGCGGCATTGGCCTCAGCTATTTCCGCGAACGGGGTTTTTCGGACCCCACCATCGCCGCCTTCGACCTCGGCTACAGCCCCGATAGCTGGGACGCGCTGCTCACCGATGCGCAGGCGAAAGGCTACAACCCCGATGTGCTTGCCAAAGCGGGGCTTACCGTCACGCGGGAGGACTCTAAAAAAGTGTTCGATCGGTTCCGGGGGCGGGTCATGTTCCCGATCCACAACGTGTCGGGGCGGGTGATCGCCTTTGGGGCGCGGATTCTGAAAGCCGATCCCAAAGCGCCCAAGTACCTCAACTCACCAGAGACGGATGTCTACCACAAGAGTCAGGTGCTGTACGGCATTTTTCAGGCCAAGCAAACCATCCGGCAGGAAGACATCTGCTACCTCACCGAGGGCTACACCGATGTGATTTCGCTGCATCAGGCGGGGATCAAAAACGTGGTAGCCTCATCGGGTACGTCGCTCACCATCGAACAGATCCGGCTCATCAGCCGCTTCACGCAGAATGTAACCATCCTCTACGACGGCGACGCGGCGGGGGTCAAAGCGGCCCTGCGCGGCCTCGACATGGTGCTCGAAGAGGGCCTGAACGTGAGCGTGGCCACCTTCCCCGACAACGACGACCCCGACAGCTACGTCCGCAAGGTAGGGGCCGAGGCGTTCCGAACGTACCTGAAGGGCAACACCCAGAATTTTATTGCCTTCAAAACGGCGGCCCTCCTCCGCGACGCCGGGGCCGACCCGTTCAAGCGGGCCGAGGTCATCACCGAGATCGTCGGCAGTATTTCGCGCATTCCCGACCCCATTAAGCGGCAGGTGTTTTTCCAGAGCACCGCCCAGCAACTGAAGGTCGACGAACAGACGCTGATTTCAGAGAGCAACCGCCTGATTCGGAAGCAGCGCGAAACGCAGATCAAGGATTACGAACGGCAGCAGGAACGGGATGCCCGTCAGCACAACGTACCTGGCAACCGACCCCGCCCGTCGGGCCCGGAGTCGAGTGGGTACGTTCCCGATTTTCCGCCCGACGATCTATTCAACGACCTACTCGATGAAGTGGGGATCGCGCCGTCGACGGGCCAAACCGAAACACAGCCCGCTACCACCCAGCCGGCGGCTAGCAACCTGCGGCCGCCCCTCGCCTATCAGGAAGAGGAATGCGTTCGGCTCTTGATGAACTACGGCACCCGCGAACTGGAGCCGGGCATTTCGCTTTGCCACTACATGCTCAGCGAACTGAACGACATCGACTTTCAGCATGCGCCCTACGACTTGATCCTGAACATTTTCCGGCAAGCGTTCAGCCAGGGCGACATCCTGACGGCCGACGATTTTCTGCAAACGGGTCGGCCTCACCTGAGCGACCTGCCGCTGGAGCAGCGCAACAGCCTGCAATACGAGGCTATCAACATGACCACGCTGCGCTACGAAATCAGCGAAAACTGGGAAGAGAAACACCAGATTTTCGTGCCCTCGGAGGAAGACACGGGCGTACTGGCCGAGGCAGCGTTTGGCAATATTTTGCGCCTGAAAAAACTGCTGGCCGAAGAGCGCATGCACGATCTGCTGCAACGCATCCGCACCGTCACCGACCCCGCCGAATCGGATCAGCTCATGGCCGACTACATGCATTTCAAGCGCGTCGACGTGGAGATTGCCAAGCTGCTGGGCACCGTTATTTCGGGGTAAATCCGTGCTGTATCGGCACCCACCGGCCGGAGGGCGACCGTTGTTGCCAAAACAAATACAGTCCTGATATGGTAATCTACTGAGTCACTAACCCGACGCTCAGTAGACCGTCGTTTGCCTTACCTATGACCGATCTGACCAACGACGAAAGCGACCGACTCGTTGAAGACTGGATGATGTTTATGCGCTGGATGTACGATGTACCAACTTGGTTGTTGGCAATACTCATTATTGGGGCGTTTGTTAGTGTGGCCTTGCTGGGTTTGTTCATCACCCACCGACGTATTCACAAAAGCAGCCTTGCCACCGTCATCGACAATGGCACGGTGGGTTGGTTTTTTTCGGGCGTCTCGGTCCTGTACGGCCTTACCCTGGGGTTGATTACGGTGGCTACCTGGGGCAACTACGCTACGGCTACCGCCATTGCCTCCAACGAATCAGCCGCCATTGCAGTGCTCTACCGCGATCTGATGGGCTATCCAGAACCTTTACAGGGTGAACTCCGGAATCGACTCAAGGCCTATACCCGCACCATCATCGACCATTCCTGGCCGGCGCAGCAACAGGGTGCCATCAGCCTGAAAGAAACCAGTCGGCTCGATGAATTTCAGGATGCGTTTCTAAATGGGGAATCTCAGGCAGAGAGCCGGGCGATGCTCCACGCGGAAGCCCTTCGGGCCTTCAACCAGATGATCGAACTACGTCGTCAGCGCCTCGATTCCATCAAAGGCAACGTACCCGGTGTACTTTGGAGCGTGGTGTTGATCGGCGCACTGGCCACGATTACGTTTTCCTTCTTTTTTCTGATCACCAATTTCAGCTTACACGCGACCATGACCGGCATTTTGGCCGGGATGATTGGCCTGCTGATTTTTCTACTTGTGGTCCTGGATCATCCCTACTGGGGTGAAGTGAGCGTTACGCCGGAAGCCTATGAATCGGTTTACACTACGCTGATGGACAGGGTGCGCAAGTAATCGGCATTGGTGCCGCCTACCTTACGAGCGAGGTGTTAGGGCTAACCAAGCAGCTACCCGGACTTGATTTCATCCTTCGTAATCAACGACCGTTTACCGTCGGCGCCGAATCGGATCCGTTCCTAGCTGGTTACAGGCACCTTAAGTGCGCCTTCAGC comes from Fibrella aestuarina BUZ 2 and encodes:
- the dnaG gene encoding DNA primase: MRIPEETVEQIRQAADIVEVVGEFVSLKRRGSNYIACCPFHNEKTPSFNVNPARQIYKCFGCGKAGDPVRFVMDVENLGYGEALRYLAKKYNIEIEEQEVTPEEQNRQTERESLYIALNYAKTFFQDHLLKTDEGRGIGLSYFRERGFSDPTIAAFDLGYSPDSWDALLTDAQAKGYNPDVLAKAGLTVTREDSKKVFDRFRGRVMFPIHNVSGRVIAFGARILKADPKAPKYLNSPETDVYHKSQVLYGIFQAKQTIRQEDICYLTEGYTDVISLHQAGIKNVVASSGTSLTIEQIRLISRFTQNVTILYDGDAAGVKAALRGLDMVLEEGLNVSVATFPDNDDPDSYVRKVGAEAFRTYLKGNTQNFIAFKTAALLRDAGADPFKRAEVITEIVGSISRIPDPIKRQVFFQSTAQQLKVDEQTLISESNRLIRKQRETQIKDYERQQERDARQHNVPGNRPRPSGPESSGYVPDFPPDDLFNDLLDEVGIAPSTGQTETQPATTQPAASNLRPPLAYQEEECVRLLMNYGTRELEPGISLCHYMLSELNDIDFQHAPYDLILNIFRQAFSQGDILTADDFLQTGRPHLSDLPLEQRNSLQYEAINMTTLRYEISENWEEKHQIFVPSEEDTGVLAEAAFGNILRLKKLLAEERMHDLLQRIRTVTDPAESDQLMADYMHFKRVDVEIAKLLGTVISG
- a CDS encoding bestrophin-like domain; translated protein: MTDLTNDESDRLVEDWMMFMRWMYDVPTWLLAILIIGAFVSVALLGLFITHRRIHKSSLATVIDNGTVGWFFSGVSVLYGLTLGLITVATWGNYATATAIASNESAAIAVLYRDLMGYPEPLQGELRNRLKAYTRTIIDHSWPAQQQGAISLKETSRLDEFQDAFLNGESQAESRAMLHAEALRAFNQMIELRRQRLDSIKGNVPGVLWSVVLIGALATITFSFFFLITNFSLHATMTGILAGMIGLLIFLLVVLDHPYWGEVSVTPEAYESVYTTLMDRVRK